A genomic region of Cannabis sativa cultivar Pink pepper isolate KNU-18-1 chromosome 1, ASM2916894v1, whole genome shotgun sequence contains the following coding sequences:
- the LOC115707932 gene encoding ABC transporter C family member 13 isoform X1 has product MEINAFSNLFCPNSPSVWNKAGFFSKCFEHIVLGFGANFVTVVLLAVLGITQRNGRRRWRMNLSEKLLLYLLPAIEASLTFLDIVLLSKKAIQGEFIAYHEWFFRCSHFAVWATIILLSKCANYCCIFSNQILCFWWIVKLVLGIPYLLTTYNIIELLICLKESCVVLLDIVFGLSINIIRVKKGSTMSSSMEDPLLSADMNLEEDCHMDSGNTESYWDLLTFKLIASVMSHGAVKQLDFVDLLPLPADMDPISCHATLLTSWQSQFSNGRSSPSLLRAICSAYGWPYLRLGLLKVLNDCVGFAGPMLLNKLIKFLQQGSGQLDGYVLALSLGLTSIFKSLLDTQYTFHLTKLRLKLRSGIMSIIYQQCLCINQAARSKFSEGEIQTFMSIDVDRTINLCSSFHDLWSLPFQIGVALFLLYTQVKFAFVSGIAITIALIPVNKWISKLIARASEKMMKQKDERIRRTGELLTYIRTLKMYGWELLFSNWLMETRTLEVMHLSTRKYLDAWCVFFWATTPILFSLFTFGLVALMGHQLDAAMVFTCLALFNTLISPLNSFPWVINGLIDVIISTRRLSQFLSSFESKSKEETTDDSIPQLQLNNQSKYALENMAVFFHSASCAYSINDKEEWNLVLYNVSLGLPRGSYIAVIGEVGSSKSSFLNSILGETQLVCGSIQSRGSIAYVPQVPWIQSGTIRDNILFGKDYNRKRYSDTLWACALDIDISLMDGGDMAYIGEKGVNLSGGQRARLALARAMYHDSDIIMLDDVLSAVDAQVARWILYNGILGPLMKHQTRVLCTHNVQAISSADMIILMDKGHVKWVGSSADLAASSYAAFSPLNELDTITHISGQEGSTGTCTEGKQKLILEQNIVSASEEAQEIIEDEVRKEGRVEIIVYKKYAAFSGWLITIIICVSAILMQASRNGNDLWLSYWVDTTSGAHHKEYSTSFYLAILCIFCVINSCLTLVRAFSFAFGGLRSAVKVHNTLLKKLINAPVHFFDQTPSGRILNRLSSDLYTIDDSLPFILNILLANFVGLLGIAAVLSYVQVFFLLLLLPFWFIYSKLQFFYRSTSRELRRLDSVSRSPIYATFSETLDGSSTIRAFKSEEYFLEKFMKHVMLYQKTSYTELTASLWLSLRLQLLAAFVISFVAIMAVIGSSGNLPISFGTPGLVGLALSYASPVVSLLGSFLTSFTETEKEMVSVERALEYMNIPEERLDGNHSLSPNWPYQGQIEFHNVTLRYMPSLPAALHDVSFTICGGMQVGIIGRTGAGKSSILNALFRLSPICTGCIIVDGINIGDVPVRDLRAHFAVVPQSPFLFEGSLRDNLDPFHVSNDSEIWKALERCHVKEEVEAVGGLDIHVKGSGMSFSVGQRQLLCLARAHLKSSKVLCLDECTANVDTQTASILQNTISSEFRGTTVITIAHRISTVMNMDSIMVLDRGILVEQGNPQDLLKNDFSRFSSFAKASTM; this is encoded by the exons ATGGAGATCAACGCTTTCAGCAACCTGTTTTGCCCTAATTCTCCTTCC GTGTGGAATAAGGCCGGATTCTTCTCCAAATGTTTCGAACATAT TGTTTTAGGATTTGGGGCAAACTTTGTTACCGTCGTTTTGCTCGCTGTGCTTGGAATAACGCAAAGGAATGGCAGAAGACGTTGGAGG ATGAACCTTTCAGAGAAGCTTTTATTGTACTTACTTCCTGCCATTGAAGCATCTTTGACCTTTCTGGACATAGTTTTACTTTCAAAGAAAGCAATTCAGGGAGAGTTTATAGCATATCATGAATGGTTTTTCAGATGTTCTCATTTTGCAGTGTGG GCAACTATCATACTGTTATCAAAGTGTGCCAACTACTGCTGCATCTTTAGTAACCAAATCTTGTGTTTCTGGTGGATTGTTAAACTGGTGCTTGGGATTCCCTATTTACTAACAACATATAATATAATCGag TTATTGATATGTCTCAAGGAAAGCTGTGTTGTTCTGTTGGATATTGTGTTTGGATTGTCCATTAACATTATCAGAGTAAAAAAGGGGTCTACCATGAGCAG TTCAATGGAAGATCCACTACTTTCAGCTGATATGAACCTTGAGGAAGATTGCCATATGGACTCT GGAAATACTGAGAGTTATTGGGATCTATTGACATTCAAATTGATTGCATCTGTAATGAGTCATGGTGCAGTAAAGCAGCTTGACTTTGTTGATTTGCTTCCACTTCCTGCTGATATGGATCCCATTTCCTGTCATGCTACATTGTTAACCTCTTGGCAATCACAGTTTAGTAATGGGCGCTCTAGTCCATCCCTGTTGAGGGCAATCTGTTCTGCATATGGATGGCCATATCTTCGTTTGGGCTTGTTAAAG GTGCTTAACGATTGTGTTGGGTTTGCTGGACCAATGCTTCTTAATAAGCTAATTAAATTTCTTCAACAAG GTTCAGGACAGTTGGACGGCTATGTTCTTGCACTGTCGTTGGGTCTCACATCAATCTTTAA ATCCTTATTGGATACACAATATACCTTTCACCTTACCAAGCTTAGGCTGAAGCTACGTTCTGGTATTATGAGTATCATTTATCAGCAG TGTCTATGCATCAACCAAGCAGCCCGGTCAAAATTCTCTGAGGGTGAAATTCAGACATTCATGTCTATAGATGTTGATCGAACTATCAACTTGTGTAGTAGTTTCCATGATTTGTGGAG CTTGCCTTTTCAAATTGGAGTGGCCTTATTCCTTTTGTATACACAAGTCAAATTTGCATTTGTTTCTGGGATTGCTATTACCATCGCATTGATACCAG TTAATAAGTGGATATCTAAATTGATTGCAAGGGCTAGTGAGAAAATGATGAAGCAAAAGGATGAAAG GATTAGGAGAACAGGTGAACTTTTGACATATATTCGCACTCTAAAGATGTATGGCTGGGAGCTTCTTTTCTCTAACTGGTTGATGGAAACAAGAACTTTGGAAGTGATGCACCTAAGC ACACGGAAGTACTTGGATGCATGGTGTGTATTTTTTTGGGCTACAACACCAATCCTGTTCTCTCTTTTCACATTTGGGCTCGTTGCATTAATGGGTCATCAACTTGATGCTGCAATG GTCTTCACCTGTCTTGCTCTCTTTAATACTTTAATTTCACCTCTTAACTCCTTCCCATGGGTTATCAATGGCTTGATAGAT GTCATCATATCTACCAGACGGTTGAGCCAGTTTTTATCTTCCTTTGAAAGCAAGTCCAAAGAGGAAACAACAGATGATTCTATCCCACAGTTACAGCTGAATAACCAGTCTAAATATGCCCTTGAAAATATGGCTGTTTTCTTCCACAGTGCATCTTGTGCTTACTCAATCAATGATAAGGAGGAATGGAATTTGGTCTTGTATAATGTGAGTCTAGGTCTTCCTAGGGGTTCGTATATTGCAGTTATTGGAGAG GTTGGTTCAAGTAAATCATCCTTTCTGAATTCAATTTTGGGAGAAACACAGCTGGTCTGTGGTTCAATACAGTCGAGAGGATCTATTGCATATGTACCGCAG GTTCCTTGGATTCAATCTGGTACTATTCGTGATAACATATTGTTTGGGAAGGATTATAATCGAAAAAG ATACTCGGACACGTTATGGGCATGTGCGCTGGACATTGATATTTCACTGATGGACGGAGGTGACATGGCTTATATTGGAGAAAAAGGAGTGAATTTGTCAGGTGGACAAAGAGCTCGGCTTGCTTTGGCAAG GGCTATGTATCATGACTCAGATATCATTATGCTTGATGATGTCCTTAGTGCGGTTGACGCTCAGGTTGCTAGGTGGATTTTGTATAATGGTATTCTGGGTCCTCTTATGAAACATCAGACCCGTGTGCTTTGTACTCATAATGTTCAG GCAATATCTTCTGCTgacatgattattttgatggaTAAAGGACATGTGAAGTGGGTAGGAAGTTCCGCTGATTTGGCAGCGTCATCTTATGCAGCTTTCTCTCCCCTGAATGAACTTGATACGATAACACACATAAGCGGACAAGAAGGTAGCACGGGCACTTGTACTGAAGGGAAACAGAAGCTTATTTTAGAACAAAATATTGTGTCTGCTTCAGAGGAAGCTCAAGAAATCATCGAAGATGAGGTGCGAAAAGAGGGCAGAGTTGAAATTATTGTCTACAA GAAATATGCTGCATTCTCTGGTTGgttaataacaattataataTGTGTATCAGCAATACTGATGCAAGCTTCCCGTAATGGAAATGATTTGTGGCTTTCTTATTGGGTCGATACAACAAGTGGCGCACATCATAAAGAATATTCCACATCCTTCTACCTG GCTATACTCTGCATCTTTTGTGTCATAAATTCTTGTCTTACATTGGTGAGAGCATTCTCATTTGCTTTTGGCGGCTTAAGATCAGCAGTTAAGGTGCACAATACGTTGCTCAAAAAGCTTATCAATGCGCCTGTTCATTTCTTTGATCAGACACCAAGTGGAAGAATATTGAACAG GCTGTCTTCAGATCTTTATACAATCGATGATTCCCTTCCATTCATTCTCAACATTCTTCTAGCCAATTTTGTTGGCCTGCTAGGAATTGCAGCGGTTTTGTCATATGTACAG GTTTTCTTTCTGCTTTTGCTACTGCCATTTTGGTTCATCTACAGCAAACTTCAG TTTTTCTACAGGTCAACATCAAGGGAACTGCGAAGGCTGGACAGTGTTTCTCGATCTCCCATATACGCAACTTTCTCAGAGACACTTGATGGATCATCTACAATAAGGGCATTCAAGTCTGAG GAGTactttttggaaaaatttatgAAACACGTTATGTTGTATCAGAAAACTTCCTACACAGAATTAACAGCAAGTTTGTGGCTTTCTCTGCGGCTTCAG ttgTTGGCAGCATTTGTCATCTCATTTGTTGCCATCATGGCTGTTATTGGATCATCTGGAAATTTACCAATTAGTTTTGGCACACCAGGGCTG GTAGGACTGGCTCTCTCTTATGCCTCTCCAGTTGTATCTTTGCTGGGCAGTTTTTTAACAAGCTTCACTGAAACAGAAAAGGAAATGGTTTCTGTTGAAAGAGCTCTTGAG TATATGAACATCCCTGAAGAAAGGTTAGATGGGAACCATTCCTTAAGTCCTAATTGGCCATACCAAGGACAGATAGAATTTCATAATGTTACCTTGAGATATATGCCATCTTTGCCGGCAGCGCTTCATGATGTTAGTTTTACCATATGTGGTGGTATGCAG GTGGGAATCATTGGGAGAACTGGTGCTGGAAAGTCTAGCATTTTGAATGCTCTTTTTCGCCTCAGCCCAATATGTACAGGATGTATTATTGTGGATGGAATTAACATAGGTGATGTTCCAGTTAGGGATCTTCGTGCTCATTTTGCTGTTGTTCCTCAGAGTCCATTTCTCTTTGAAGGATCATTAAG GGATAATCTAGATCCTTTCCATGTAAGTAATGACTCAGAGATTTGGAAGGCCCTAGAGAGATGTCATGTCAAAGAAGAAGTAGAAGCAGTAGGAGGGTTAGACATCCATGTAAAGGGATCTGGAATGTCATTTTCTGTTGGGCAACGGCAACTTCTTTGCCTTGCGCGTGCACATCTTAAGTCTTCAAAG GTGTTGTGTTTGGATGAGTGCACGGCCAATGTTGACACTCAAACAGCCTCAATATTACAGAACACAATATCTAGTGAATTTAGAGGCACAACTGTAATTACTATAGCTCACCGCATTTCCACTGTCATGAACATGGACAGTATAATGGTTCTTGATCGTGGTATTTTG GTTGAACAAGGAAACCCACAAGATCTACTAAAAAATGATTTCTCTAGATTTTCAAGTTTTGCTAAAGCTTCTACAATGTGA
- the LOC115707932 gene encoding ABC transporter C family member 13 isoform X2, which translates to MDPISCHATLLTSWQSQFSNGRSSPSLLRAICSAYGWPYLRLGLLKVLNDCVGFAGPMLLNKLIKFLQQGSGQLDGYVLALSLGLTSIFKSLLDTQYTFHLTKLRLKLRSGIMSIIYQQCLCINQAARSKFSEGEIQTFMSIDVDRTINLCSSFHDLWSLPFQIGVALFLLYTQVKFAFVSGIAITIALIPVNKWISKLIARASEKMMKQKDERIRRTGELLTYIRTLKMYGWELLFSNWLMETRTLEVMHLSTRKYLDAWCVFFWATTPILFSLFTFGLVALMGHQLDAAMVFTCLALFNTLISPLNSFPWVINGLIDVIISTRRLSQFLSSFESKSKEETTDDSIPQLQLNNQSKYALENMAVFFHSASCAYSINDKEEWNLVLYNVSLGLPRGSYIAVIGEVGSSKSSFLNSILGETQLVCGSIQSRGSIAYVPQVPWIQSGTIRDNILFGKDYNRKRYSDTLWACALDIDISLMDGGDMAYIGEKGVNLSGGQRARLALARAMYHDSDIIMLDDVLSAVDAQVARWILYNGILGPLMKHQTRVLCTHNVQAISSADMIILMDKGHVKWVGSSADLAASSYAAFSPLNELDTITHISGQEGSTGTCTEGKQKLILEQNIVSASEEAQEIIEDEVRKEGRVEIIVYKKYAAFSGWLITIIICVSAILMQASRNGNDLWLSYWVDTTSGAHHKEYSTSFYLAILCIFCVINSCLTLVRAFSFAFGGLRSAVKVHNTLLKKLINAPVHFFDQTPSGRILNRLSSDLYTIDDSLPFILNILLANFVGLLGIAAVLSYVQVFFLLLLLPFWFIYSKLQFFYRSTSRELRRLDSVSRSPIYATFSETLDGSSTIRAFKSEEYFLEKFMKHVMLYQKTSYTELTASLWLSLRLQLLAAFVISFVAIMAVIGSSGNLPISFGTPGLVGLALSYASPVVSLLGSFLTSFTETEKEMVSVERALEYMNIPEERLDGNHSLSPNWPYQGQIEFHNVTLRYMPSLPAALHDVSFTICGGMQVGIIGRTGAGKSSILNALFRLSPICTGCIIVDGINIGDVPVRDLRAHFAVVPQSPFLFEGSLRDNLDPFHVSNDSEIWKALERCHVKEEVEAVGGLDIHVKGSGMSFSVGQRQLLCLARAHLKSSKVLCLDECTANVDTQTASILQNTISSEFRGTTVITIAHRISTVMNMDSIMVLDRGILVEQGNPQDLLKNDFSRFSSFAKASTM; encoded by the exons ATGGATCCCATTTCCTGTCATGCTACATTGTTAACCTCTTGGCAATCACAGTTTAGTAATGGGCGCTCTAGTCCATCCCTGTTGAGGGCAATCTGTTCTGCATATGGATGGCCATATCTTCGTTTGGGCTTGTTAAAG GTGCTTAACGATTGTGTTGGGTTTGCTGGACCAATGCTTCTTAATAAGCTAATTAAATTTCTTCAACAAG GTTCAGGACAGTTGGACGGCTATGTTCTTGCACTGTCGTTGGGTCTCACATCAATCTTTAA ATCCTTATTGGATACACAATATACCTTTCACCTTACCAAGCTTAGGCTGAAGCTACGTTCTGGTATTATGAGTATCATTTATCAGCAG TGTCTATGCATCAACCAAGCAGCCCGGTCAAAATTCTCTGAGGGTGAAATTCAGACATTCATGTCTATAGATGTTGATCGAACTATCAACTTGTGTAGTAGTTTCCATGATTTGTGGAG CTTGCCTTTTCAAATTGGAGTGGCCTTATTCCTTTTGTATACACAAGTCAAATTTGCATTTGTTTCTGGGATTGCTATTACCATCGCATTGATACCAG TTAATAAGTGGATATCTAAATTGATTGCAAGGGCTAGTGAGAAAATGATGAAGCAAAAGGATGAAAG GATTAGGAGAACAGGTGAACTTTTGACATATATTCGCACTCTAAAGATGTATGGCTGGGAGCTTCTTTTCTCTAACTGGTTGATGGAAACAAGAACTTTGGAAGTGATGCACCTAAGC ACACGGAAGTACTTGGATGCATGGTGTGTATTTTTTTGGGCTACAACACCAATCCTGTTCTCTCTTTTCACATTTGGGCTCGTTGCATTAATGGGTCATCAACTTGATGCTGCAATG GTCTTCACCTGTCTTGCTCTCTTTAATACTTTAATTTCACCTCTTAACTCCTTCCCATGGGTTATCAATGGCTTGATAGAT GTCATCATATCTACCAGACGGTTGAGCCAGTTTTTATCTTCCTTTGAAAGCAAGTCCAAAGAGGAAACAACAGATGATTCTATCCCACAGTTACAGCTGAATAACCAGTCTAAATATGCCCTTGAAAATATGGCTGTTTTCTTCCACAGTGCATCTTGTGCTTACTCAATCAATGATAAGGAGGAATGGAATTTGGTCTTGTATAATGTGAGTCTAGGTCTTCCTAGGGGTTCGTATATTGCAGTTATTGGAGAG GTTGGTTCAAGTAAATCATCCTTTCTGAATTCAATTTTGGGAGAAACACAGCTGGTCTGTGGTTCAATACAGTCGAGAGGATCTATTGCATATGTACCGCAG GTTCCTTGGATTCAATCTGGTACTATTCGTGATAACATATTGTTTGGGAAGGATTATAATCGAAAAAG ATACTCGGACACGTTATGGGCATGTGCGCTGGACATTGATATTTCACTGATGGACGGAGGTGACATGGCTTATATTGGAGAAAAAGGAGTGAATTTGTCAGGTGGACAAAGAGCTCGGCTTGCTTTGGCAAG GGCTATGTATCATGACTCAGATATCATTATGCTTGATGATGTCCTTAGTGCGGTTGACGCTCAGGTTGCTAGGTGGATTTTGTATAATGGTATTCTGGGTCCTCTTATGAAACATCAGACCCGTGTGCTTTGTACTCATAATGTTCAG GCAATATCTTCTGCTgacatgattattttgatggaTAAAGGACATGTGAAGTGGGTAGGAAGTTCCGCTGATTTGGCAGCGTCATCTTATGCAGCTTTCTCTCCCCTGAATGAACTTGATACGATAACACACATAAGCGGACAAGAAGGTAGCACGGGCACTTGTACTGAAGGGAAACAGAAGCTTATTTTAGAACAAAATATTGTGTCTGCTTCAGAGGAAGCTCAAGAAATCATCGAAGATGAGGTGCGAAAAGAGGGCAGAGTTGAAATTATTGTCTACAA GAAATATGCTGCATTCTCTGGTTGgttaataacaattataataTGTGTATCAGCAATACTGATGCAAGCTTCCCGTAATGGAAATGATTTGTGGCTTTCTTATTGGGTCGATACAACAAGTGGCGCACATCATAAAGAATATTCCACATCCTTCTACCTG GCTATACTCTGCATCTTTTGTGTCATAAATTCTTGTCTTACATTGGTGAGAGCATTCTCATTTGCTTTTGGCGGCTTAAGATCAGCAGTTAAGGTGCACAATACGTTGCTCAAAAAGCTTATCAATGCGCCTGTTCATTTCTTTGATCAGACACCAAGTGGAAGAATATTGAACAG GCTGTCTTCAGATCTTTATACAATCGATGATTCCCTTCCATTCATTCTCAACATTCTTCTAGCCAATTTTGTTGGCCTGCTAGGAATTGCAGCGGTTTTGTCATATGTACAG GTTTTCTTTCTGCTTTTGCTACTGCCATTTTGGTTCATCTACAGCAAACTTCAG TTTTTCTACAGGTCAACATCAAGGGAACTGCGAAGGCTGGACAGTGTTTCTCGATCTCCCATATACGCAACTTTCTCAGAGACACTTGATGGATCATCTACAATAAGGGCATTCAAGTCTGAG GAGTactttttggaaaaatttatgAAACACGTTATGTTGTATCAGAAAACTTCCTACACAGAATTAACAGCAAGTTTGTGGCTTTCTCTGCGGCTTCAG ttgTTGGCAGCATTTGTCATCTCATTTGTTGCCATCATGGCTGTTATTGGATCATCTGGAAATTTACCAATTAGTTTTGGCACACCAGGGCTG GTAGGACTGGCTCTCTCTTATGCCTCTCCAGTTGTATCTTTGCTGGGCAGTTTTTTAACAAGCTTCACTGAAACAGAAAAGGAAATGGTTTCTGTTGAAAGAGCTCTTGAG TATATGAACATCCCTGAAGAAAGGTTAGATGGGAACCATTCCTTAAGTCCTAATTGGCCATACCAAGGACAGATAGAATTTCATAATGTTACCTTGAGATATATGCCATCTTTGCCGGCAGCGCTTCATGATGTTAGTTTTACCATATGTGGTGGTATGCAG GTGGGAATCATTGGGAGAACTGGTGCTGGAAAGTCTAGCATTTTGAATGCTCTTTTTCGCCTCAGCCCAATATGTACAGGATGTATTATTGTGGATGGAATTAACATAGGTGATGTTCCAGTTAGGGATCTTCGTGCTCATTTTGCTGTTGTTCCTCAGAGTCCATTTCTCTTTGAAGGATCATTAAG GGATAATCTAGATCCTTTCCATGTAAGTAATGACTCAGAGATTTGGAAGGCCCTAGAGAGATGTCATGTCAAAGAAGAAGTAGAAGCAGTAGGAGGGTTAGACATCCATGTAAAGGGATCTGGAATGTCATTTTCTGTTGGGCAACGGCAACTTCTTTGCCTTGCGCGTGCACATCTTAAGTCTTCAAAG GTGTTGTGTTTGGATGAGTGCACGGCCAATGTTGACACTCAAACAGCCTCAATATTACAGAACACAATATCTAGTGAATTTAGAGGCACAACTGTAATTACTATAGCTCACCGCATTTCCACTGTCATGAACATGGACAGTATAATGGTTCTTGATCGTGGTATTTTG GTTGAACAAGGAAACCCACAAGATCTACTAAAAAATGATTTCTCTAGATTTTCAAGTTTTGCTAAAGCTTCTACAATGTGA
- the LOC115707933 gene encoding BURP domain-containing protein BNM2A, with the protein MGTFGVVIASRNFLIIHLLFFELGYGSHHDHHESMSMMSRKYIQLPSESNIGNKIEEKAKTQHVQAHDHMMSHMEKMDPNLMIFFTTNDLKVGKTMPIYFPKKDPSTTPPRLLPLQEASSIPFSLNHLPYLLNRFSFTPQSPQGSAMEDTLKQCESRSIIGETKTCATSLESMLDFARGAFGLEDEISVVTTTHLTNLRVSLQNYTILDEPKQILGPHKMMVACHTMPYPYLVYYCHYQVSENRVYKILLGGENGDKVEAIAVCHMDTSQWSRNHVSFSVLGIEPGTLPVCHYFPEQNLVWIPKSKYI; encoded by the exons ATGGGTACTTTTGGAGTAGTTATTGCTTCTAGGAATTTCTTAATAATTCACTTACTATTTTTCGAG CTTGGTTATGGGAGTCATCATGATCATCATGAATCAATGTCCATGATGAGTAGAAAATACATACAACTTCCAAGCGAAAGCAATATTGGCAATAAGATTGAAGAAAAAGCAAAAACACAACATGTTCAAGCTCATGACCACATGATGTCTCACATGGAAAAAATGGATCcaaatttaatgattttcttCACCACAAATGACCTTAAAGTAGGCAAAACAATGCCCATTTACTTTCCCAAGAAAGATCCTTCAACTACACCACCACGCTTGTTGCCTTTACAAGAAGCATCATCCATACCCTTTTCACTAAATCACCTTCCTTACCTTCTCAACCGTTTCTCTTTCACCCCACAATCTCCCCAAGGTAGTGCCATGGAAGACACCCTAAAGCAGTGTGAGTCTAGATCCATCATAGGAGAAACCAAAACGTGTGCTACTTCTCTAGAATCCATGCTCGATTTTGCACGTGGCGCGTTCGGATTAGAGGATGAGATTAGTGTTGTCACAACTACTCACTTGACCAATTTGAGAGTGTCCCTTCAAAACTACACCATTTTGGATGAGCCTAAACAGATATTGGGTCCTCATAAGATGATGGTGGCTTGTCACACCATGCCTTATCCTTATTTAGTGTACTATTGTCATTACCAAGTTAGTGAAAACAGGGTGTATAAGATCTTATTGGGTGGTGAAAATGGAGACAAGGTTGAAGCTATTGCTGTTTGTCATATGGATACTTCTCAGTGGAGTCGTAACCATGTGTCATTTAGTGTCCTAGGAATTGAACCTGGTACTTTACCAGTTTGCCATTACTTCCCTGAACAGAATCTTGTTTGGATTCCAAAATCCAAATACATCTAG
- the LOC115707934 gene encoding organ-specific protein S2, with the protein MKSTCAVLASLSLILLFSCESTESRKDPAGEYWSIVMKEQPMPKAIQSLIIPGHNYDHSTPKIPNHPKPKCSNHDKSPNTFTQDFEPEPHVTSYPDDDNVKSSVKTLFTKDFEPEPHATAYPDNDVKSSVKILFTKDFEPEPHATAYPDNDVKSSVKTLFTKDFKPEPHATAYPNNEVKSSSGKYSLFNKDFEPEPHASVYPDNEVKSSSGKYSIFTKDFEPEPHATAYPIDIQTK; encoded by the exons ATGAAATCTACTTGTGCCGTTCTTGCTAGCCTCTCACTAATTCTA CTGTTTTCCTGTGAGAGTACTGAATCAAGAAAAGATCCAGCAGGAGAATACTGGAGCATTGTGATGAAAGAACAGCCAATGCCAAAGGCAATTCAAAGCCTTATTATTCCTGGTCATAATTATGATCACTCCACACCAAAAATTCCCAACCACCCAAAACCCAAGTGTTCTAACCATGATAAAAGTCCTAATACTTTCACTCAAGACTTTGAACCAGAACCTCATGTTACCTCATATCCCGACGACGATAATGTTAAATCATCAGTAAAAACATTGTTTACTAAAGATTTTGAACCTGAACCTCATGCTACTGCTTATCCTGACAATGATGTTAAATCATCAGTAAAAATATTGTTTACCAAAGATTTTGAGCCTGAGCCTCATGCTACTGCTTATCCTGACAATGATGTTAAATCATCAGTAAAAACATTGTTTACAAAAGATTTTAAACCTGAGCCTCATGCTACTGCTTATCCTAACAATGAAGTTAAATCATCATCAGGAAAATATTCACTGTTTAATAAAGATTTTGAACCTGAGCCTCATGCCTCAGTTTATCCTGACAATGAAGTTAAATCATCATCAGGAAAATATTCAATATTTACTAAAGATTTTGAACCTGAGCCTCATGCCACTGCCTATCCTATCGATATTCAAACCAAATAG